The following nucleotide sequence is from Devosia salina.
TGCTGGGACCGTCCGGCTGCGGCAAGACCACCTTGCTGCGCCTGATTGCCGGGCTCGAACGGCCAACCTCCGGCGAGATCGAGATCGCTGGCCGCGTGGTGGCTGGCCCCGACCATTGGGTTGAGACCGAAGCGCGCAAGCTGGGCATGGTATTTCAGTCTTATGCCCTTTGGCCGCACATGAGCGTCGCCGAAAATGTGGGCTTTGGCCTGTCGGTGCGGGGTATGCACGGCCGCGAGCGCGCGGCACGGGTCGAGGCCGCCCTTGCGATGGTTGGACTCGAGGGCCTGGGCAGTCGCCGACCGCCCGAACTGTCCGGCGGCCAGCGCCAGCGCACCGCACTGGCGCGCTGCCTCGTGACCGAGCCTGAACTCATCCTGCTCGACGAGCCGCTGGCCAATCTCGATCCGCACCTGCGCGAGTCCATGCAGGCCGAGTTTCGCCGCATTCACCGCAAGACCGGCACCACCTTCGTCTTTGTCACGCATGACCAGGCCGAGGCCATGGCCCTGGCCGACCGGGTCGCCGTCATGAATGCCGGTCGCATCGAGCAGCTGGGAACGCCCCAGGAGCTATATGGGCAGCCGGCGACGCGGATGGTGGCCGAGTTTTTCGGCAAGGGGGTGGTTCTGCCGGTCGACGTGGCCGCACGGCTCGACGACCGAACGCGCCGCGTCTCCCTCGGGGGCGTGACGCTCGACCTTCCGGGTGTGGCTGCAGTCGGCGCCGCCCAGCTCAGCCTGCGTCCCGAAAACGTCGTCCCGGCAGCGGCCGGACTGCGGCCCCATCTGGTCGGCAGGGTAGTCGACACATCCTTCCGCGGCGCCGATCACCTGGTGACGCTGGCGCTGGAGCAGTTTGGCGGCAAGACCATCGGCCTCGGCATGGCGGCGGCGCCAGAGCCCGGTGCGCGTGTCGATCTTGCCGTGACCGGCGGCTGGGTGCTCCCGGCATGAGGCTGACCGCGATATCGGGCTATGGACAAAAGGGACCCGCCTGCTTCCTTCTCGAGATCGCCGGACGCCGCCTGCTGCTCGATTGCGGCAAGGGGCCCGATGACGACCGCGAACCCGACCTGGTCGGCGTCGGCACCGTGGACGCAGTTCTTGTCAGCCATTCCCACCGTGACCATACCGGTGCCCTGTATCGCCTCGGAGACATCGGCAGCCCCCCGGTCTTTGCCACCGGCCTTGCCGCACGGCTCGCCGATATCCGCGCCGTCGGCGATTTTGACGATGCCGCCCGCCATCTCGGCCTCGAGATCGCCACCGGCCGCTGCGGCCATGCCCCCGGCGCCGTCTGGATGCGGATCGGCGGCGCAGAAGGATTGCTCTATACCGGCGACTTCTCGCTCGAAAGCAACCTCTATCCTGCTGAACCCTGGCCGCGCGCGCGTGCGTTGGTTGCCGATGCCTCCTATGGCGCCTGGGACGGCACGGTGCAGCAGGCCCTTGCCGAACTGACCGCACTTGCCGCCGCCGGCCCCTTGCTGCTGCCCGCTCCGGCGGCGGGCCGCGGCCTGGAAATGGCGCTCTTGCTGTGGGAGGCAGGCCATCGCGTCCGCCTCTGCCCCGTCCATCGCGCCGTGGCCGCCATGCTGATCGAGGGCGGCGCGGAACTGGCACCGGGCGCACTAGAGCGCCTGGCCTCCCTGCTCGAGCAGACGGAAACTCTCTATGCAGATGACGAGCCGGACGGCGTCATGATCGCAGCCAAGGCCGATGCAAGCGGCGGTCTCGCCGCGCAATTGCTCGCCACCTGGCGGACCGGCGAAGTCAAAATCGTCTTCACCGGCCATGTCTCGCGCGGCACGCCGGCGGCGCTTGCCGTTGCCGGAGGCCGCGCCAGCGTCCTGCGCTGGAACGTGCACCCCCGATTGTCAGACATTCGGGCCCTTCTCGACGCGGTCGAGCCGGAGGTCGTGATGCCTGCCTTCGTGCCGGCGGAACAACTCCGCGCCCTGCATGCGGCGTTGCCCGCCATCCCCTGGACGGAAGGCGCGCTGCAACTCGCCTGAGCGTCACGCCGATGTCACGCGATTTGGCTACGTCCCCTCCGACGCTCGCACCCGCGGGTCACACGATGGAAAATCCGATGAAAACAACGCTTCTTCGCCTTGCGGCAGCCTTCGCCATTTCGGCCGTTCCGGCCTCCGTTCTGGCCCAGGATGGCTCGACCATCACCGTCTATACGTCCCAGCCCACCGAGCAGATGACAGCCGTGATCGAGGCGTTCAACGTCGATCACCCCGAGATCACCGTCGAACTCTTCCGTTCGGGCACGACCGAAGTGATGAGCAAGCTGCAGGCCGAAGTGGCCGCCGGTCAGGTCCAGGCCGACGTCATCCTGATCGCCGATGCGGTCGCCATGACGCAGCTCAAGAACGAAGGCCTGCTCTATGCCTATACCGACGCGCCGGTCGAAAACCTTCCGGCCAGCGTCGTTGATCCGGACATGACCTTTTTCGGCACCAAGCTGATCACCACCGGCATCATCTACAACACCGACCTGGTCGACACGCCGCCGACTGCCTGGGCCGACCTCACCCAGCCCGAGATCGCCTCAGGCCTCATCATGCCGAGCCCGCTTTATTCCGGCGCGGCCGTCATCCATGTCGGCACCGTTGCGCAGCAGCCCGAATTCGGCTGGGAATATTACGAGACTCTCGCTGACAATGGCGCCGTGGCCGGCCAGGGCAATGGCACCGTGGTCGAGGCCGTGGCGCGTGGCGAAAAGCCCTATGGCATCATCATCGAATATATGGCGCTCAACGCCAAGAAGGACGGCTCGCCCGTCGATTTCGTCTTCCCGGCCGAGGGCGTTTCCTCCATCACCCAGCCGATCGCCATCTTCAAGGACACCGACGCGCTCGAAGCTGCCAAGATCTTTGTCGACTGGCAGTTGTCCGCGTCCGCCCAGGAGCAGTCGGTCACCCAGGGCTACTTCCCGATCTTTGCCGGCGTTGCCGTTCCCGAAGGCTATCCGGAAGTCGATTCCCTGAACATTCTGCCGGCCGACTTCGACCAGATGCTGGCCGACGACGAAGCCAACAAGCAGCACTTTGCCGATCTCTTCGGCGGCTGATCGCCTGGGCCTGCTGCCACCCCTGCGCATGCGGTGGCCTTCGCAGTCCGGCGAGGTTTTCCTCCTCGCCGGACTGTGTCTTTACGTGCTCGTGGTCGGGGTGATGCCGCTCGGCCGGCTGCTGATCGAGGCGCTGCGGCCTGGCGAGGACGGCCAGGCCTTCGGCATCCTGCTCGACGTCTGGCAGAGCCGCGCGGCGCCACGCGCACTCGGCAATACGATGATTGCCTCGGTCGGCGCGACCATGGTCTCGCTGCTGATCGGGGGGCTGGGCGCGGCCGTGCTGCATCTGACCGACATTCGCGGCCGGACAGCACTTGGCTTCCTGCTATTGCTGCCCATGCTGATCCCGCCGCAGATCTCGGCCCTGGCCTGGATCGAACTCACCGGCCCCTCAAGCCCGCTCCTACGCCTCGCCGGCCTTGCGCCGCCACCGGGCACCACCAATCCTCTATATTCCATGGGCGGCATCATCTGGGTCATGGGGCTCGAACATGCGCCGCTGGTCATGCTGGCGACGCTGACCTCTTTGCGCGCACTGCCGCGCGATCTCGTCGAAGCCGCCAGCGTGAGCGGCGCGCGGCGCACGGCGATCCTCTGGCGCATCGTCTTGCCACTGGCCCGGCCGGGCCTGTTGGCCGGCGGTGCCCTTGCCTTCGTCGCGGCCATCGGCAATTTCGGCGTGCCGGCACTGCTCGGCATCCCCGGGCGCGTCACGGTGCTGACGACCCTGATCTATCAACGCCTCACCGGCTTCGGGCCGTCGGCGCTGGCGCAGGTGGCGAGCCTGTCGCTGGTGCTGGTGCTGCTGGCTGCAGCCGGATTGTTGCTCCGCTGGCTGTTGCTGCGCCGCACCTCCTACCTCGACCGCACCGGGCAGCCCCTTGATCCCTTCGCGCTCGGCAGGTTCCGCCTGCCCATGGAGTGTGTCGTCTGGCTGCTTGTGCTGCTGATTTCGGTTCTGCCGCTGCTGGCACTGATCGCCAGCGCCCTTGTTCCGGCGCTTGGCGTTCGCTTGAGCGTTGCCACCCTCAGCCTCGATAATTTCGGCTTCCTTTTCAGCAATGCCGCCCTGCGCCGCGCCTTCACCAACAGCTTTCTTCTGGCCGGCGCCGCTGCGCTGATTTCGGCCCTGGCCAGTTTCATCCTCGGCTACCTGACCACCGTCCGCCGAAATGCGCTCGCCCGGCTGCTAGATCTTCTTGCCGACGCGCCCTATGCCGTTCCCGGCACTGTGCTGGCGCTTGGTGTAATCATGGTCTTCCTGCCGCCACTGCCGGTGTTCGGCGTGTCACTCTATGGCACCGCCTGGATCATTCTAGTCGCCTATCTGGCCCGCTTCTTGCCACTGGCGCTCCGTCCTGTCGCGGCAAGCTACGCCACGATGGATCCGGCACTCGACGAGGCCGGCCAGATCCTCGGTGCGCGCGTGCCGCGGCGGCTTGTGCAGCTGTCGCTGCCCTCGGTGCTGCCCGCAACCATTGCCGGTGCCCTCCTCGTCTTCATGAGCGCCTTCAACGAATTGACGCTCTCGGCCCTCCTGTGGTCAACCGGCACAGAGACGCTGGGCGTGATGGTGTTCTTCCTGCAGTATGAGGGGAACTCCCCGGCGGCCTCGGCCCTGGCCACCGTCGTCGTTGCCGTGACCCTGGCGGTAGCCCTGCTGCTTGAAGTCACCGCGCGCCGCTTTGCCCCCAGCGCGTCGCTGCTCTAGCTTCCGGATGCGTGGCTTTGCCCATATCCGACAAACCGACTGAACTGCCCAAATGCACAATCCCGCGTAGTGTATGGAAGGGGAAACAGCGGGGGCTGCTGGCGGAACTATCCCTGCCAAATTTGCATGTCTGCTTTCGAGAACCGGCTTTTTGGCTCTTAACGGCCGGAACGGGGCGCGTTGCTGCCAGGCGAATTAGGAAGCCCCCTGCCCTTCCCGCCAGGTTCGCAGGTAAAGAGTGAGGGGCAGAATCCGGTCGGCCTAGTTTCCGGTTGAAATCTAAGGAAGCTGAAGTCTCCAATCCACATACCGCTGATGCCGACTTCGAGGCCAGACCAAATCAGAGCCAGAAAGAGTGGGTGCCACCTGACGGACCGACCAGTAGCGCACAACAGTCGGTGCCTAAACTTAACCGCCGGCTGTCCTGGGAAACGCGGTCCACTCCCACAGTCGGCTCCAAAACGGCACGAATCAGGTCAACTGAAGTCCTGTACCTAGTAAAAGGTATCTGCAATACCGGTCTATATTTGCCGCACACAGTCTTCTTCAAGAAAGTGAGTGCGTGGCGGTTCCAACTTGGCCAGCATCATCGATGCTCATCGTCACTTGCTTCAAGGCCATTGGCACAGCGTCAAGGAAGCACCAGGTTCGAAGGAAATCGACTGAAGAAATTGTCGATATTTTCGAACACCTGGTTGGCAACAGCTTGAGTGGCTTCGCGGCTGCCCAGGCGACATGGGGTGTCAGAACAAAGTCCGGACGGCCCATCAACCTCTGGAACGGATGATCGGCCGGCATGGGCTCGACGGTGACCACGTCGAACCCCGCCCCTGCGATCTGTCCCGACTCGAGCGCTACGGCCAGCGCCGCCTCATCCACTAGCCCGCCGCGTCCGGTATTGACGACCAGCGGCTTGCGCCGCATCCGCGCAAACTCGGCGGCGCCGATCATGTGGCGCGTCTCATGACGCAGCGGCAGATGGAAAGTAAGAACGTCGGATTCTTCTAGGACGGCCTCGAATGGGGTGCGATTCGCTTGGGTCGGGGCACCGCGGCGGGCGGCAAACAGCACCTTCATCCCGAAGGCTCGGGCGATGCCGGCCACCGACTGACCGATGGTGCCGCCGCCGAAAATTCCAATGGTCGATCCTGCAAGGTCCTGTATCGGATAATCGAAGTAGCAGAACTGGCCGCTTTGCTGCCAGCGGCCCTTTCCGACTGAGTGGTGATACGGCATGAGGCTGCGCCGCAGCGCCAGCATCAGCGCAAAGGTATGCTCGGGCACGGTGTGGAGGGCGTAGTCGCGCACATTGCACACGGCGGCGCCACGCTCGGCGCAGGCCTTAACGTCGATGACGTCATAGCCGGTGGCGGCAACGGCCACCAGCTTGAGCTGCCGCGCCTGCGCCAGAACGGCTCGTGTGATCGGCACCTTGTTGGTGATGATCACCGCGGCATCGGCGACACGGGCAGCAGCTTCGTTAGGAGCGGTGCGCTCATAAAGCACCAGTTCGTGCGGGAACTTCGGACCTTTGATCCTGGTGTCCGCGGGAAAAGTGCCGCGATCCAGCATGACGATACGGTGAGGTAGGGCGTCCATAGGTCTGTTCCTTCCGGCGGACTATCAGAGAATGGATTGGGCGAGCCACTGCCCATCGGCAGCGCGGCGGGGCACGCGGCTAGCGAGAATTAGGAGGTTGACGCGGTGCGAGACGCATCTCAGCAGGGACACTTACAGCCGCGCCGGTCGTTGGTGTTTGGTGATGAATAGTGCACGCAAAAGGAAACGCTAGATAAGAGCCTTGAAGGCAAGGCCGAGCCCGGAGGCGAGGAGCAGGCCGAATGTAACGCGGCGCAGGGTCTCGGGTGAGAGCACGGGCGGCCATCGGTGTGCTATCTCGGTGGCGGCGAGAATCACCGGAATCGTCAGCAAGCTCCACAACACAGGGATAAAGGGAAAATCACCGGTCGCAACGACCAATGTCGTCCGCAGCAGAATGCCGACAGTGAAGACAAGGACAAGAGTCACCCGGATCGACGTGATCGCCATGGGCTGGCGATAGAACAGGTAGACCAAGGGTGGCCCCGCAGTGGCAAAGAGCCCTCCCATGAGACCGCCTGCAGCTCCGGCTACAATGAATTGCCTCGCTGATGACCTTTTGCTCAAGGGGTGGGGTCGGGACACAAGCTGGACCGCAGCTGCAATGATCACCACTCCCAGGATCAATTGCAAAAGTACCAGGTTCGAGGCGGCGACGCGTTCCAGCATCGCATAACCAGCGATTGTTGCAGCGAGCGACGGACCGGCCACAAGCCAGAATTCCCGCCAGGCAACATATCGCCAGCCTCTGATCAGGATGTGAACGGAGTTCACCACCGACAGGATGCCTACGATAATCGCCGCGTCTGCAAGTGAAATGAGGCCGAGAATGGCTATTGCGCACATCATAACCAGGCCAAAGGCAAATCCGGTAAGGGTCTGCAGATAAGCAGCGACGCCTGCGACCAGCATGAGCTGGCACAGATCGATTGTGGTCATCACTGTCGCCTATCGCTTTCCGAACACGGGTCTGATTTTGACGCTTTCCGATTCCAAGCCGGGCTTCTAGAGAGGGGCCTTGGATAGGCAGCGATAGAAATCTTCAAAGATCGCATCGCGGTTCAGGTCATAGGCCTCAACCATGGGGTGCCTCATACTGTCCTGGCGCCAATAAAGGCCCGGATCCAGGCTGGGCGCTTGGGTATCAAATGTCGAGACGTAGGCCGGGTCTAGGAGCCAGGCGACATTGATCATGTCCCAAATCACCCAGGTCTTTGCTTCGGCCCCGGTGATGGCGAACATCTCGTGTAGCGGATTGTTGGTGTAAAGGTGGTGCAAATAATCGCCGATAGCCCCCTGCCCCTTTACGAACCGCTCCATTTCCGGAAGTGAAATTTTCAGTTGGGCGCCGACGTGATAGCCCGGCAGATAGACCTGCGGCACACCGCAGTCAAAAAGCAGGCGTGAAGAAAGCCGGTCCTGCACCAGATTGAGCGAGGGCTCGTTGGAGAATGGCGCATAGGTCGGGAACCCAGCGGTCCAGACCACAACCATGTTGTCGATGATGTCGGGCGCCATCAACAGGGCGGAAGCGATGTTGGTCAACGCTCCCATGGCCAGCACATAGACCGGGCCATCTTCGCGACGTCGGGCGCTCTCGACAATGAAGCGGGCGGCCGGAGTATCAAACGGGGAGTCAAAGCTTTCGAGGTAACCTGGGGCGCCGCGGTAAACCTTGCCCTCGTGGTCGACGCCACACTTTCCGAAGACGCGCAGGATCTCTTGGTAGGAGAGCTCGGCGCCTTCCTTGGGCAGAGTAAACAGCGTCTCCTTGGGATCGCTTCCGGTATCGACCATGCGCTGCGCCCAGCCAGCCAGTCCACCCATGAACTTTTCTTCAGCAGGATTTTCCGGGCCGCCACGCTTGAGAATGGCAACCGAACGAATGAGGTTGTCCTGGTGATGGGCAAATGAGAATGGCACCGCCGTCACGCCTTCAAGCCGCACGCGGTCGGGCGAGAGCAAAGCCCAGGCCAACGCATACTGGTCGTCGATTTCATTGGCCGTGTCAGTATCGATAATTACACGGGCCAAGTGCCCCGGGTGGGCAAGCAGCCTCTGGTAGAGCTCAGCGGAAAGCTTGGGAAAGCGCGCGATCACGTCTTGGTCTAGCATAGTCGAAATCCTAGTTTCCGAAGCCCTTGCCGAAAGCTTCTTCCTTGATGAACCGTTCGGAAATGATGAGCAGAATTACCCCTGGCAGGGTCACGATCAGCGTGATGCCAGCAGCAGACGCATCGAGCGTCCCGCCTGCGATCTTTGAAAACAGGAGCGTTGGCAGGGTGATTATCTTGCCCTGCCCCAAAAAGAAGGTGAGTAGGAAGATGTTGGTGGACACAAGGAAGGTGAACAAGGCACCCGCCACCACGCCCGGCAGCAGCATGGGGAGCGTCACAAGCCGCAGAACCTGCCACCTGCTGGCGCCCAGGATCATTGCCTGCTCCTCGAAGTCCTTGCCCAGCCCCTGATAGACCGCCGTCAGCATGCGGATCATGTAAGGGATGGTGGGGATCAGATGAGCGATGATGATACCGGGATAGCTGCCGGCAATGCCCATGCGTATGAAGATCATCAGCAAGGCGATACCGATGGCGGCCTCGGGCACGATCAGTGGCAGGGACAGGAAGAACTCAAAGCCTGACTTGCCCCGAAAGCTCTCCCGGGCCAGCACCCGCGCTGCCGGCAGGCAAATGGCGAGGCAGATTACGGTCACGATTCCGCCGATCACCACGGTATTGATCGTTGCCTCGAGAATGCGGCTGTAAGGCGACAGCACATAGTCCCAGGCAAGCGGCATCCTTGAGACTTCACGCTGCTCCATCCACCAGGTTCCGGGCAGTAGGTCGGGCCATGCCCAACGGAACGCCAGGCTTTGGATGATCAGCGGCAGAAACGGCCCCAGGATGAACCCGACGATCAGGATCAGATAGATCTTCTGAAAGCCAGAGAGCTGGTTGTTCAAGGCAGTGCTGGAAAATTTGCGGGCCATCACGTTCTCCCGATCTTTCGTTCAAAGCGGCGATAGATGGCCAGGTAGGAGAACAAGATGACGCCAGCGACCAGAGCTATGGAAACCACGGTGGCCATACCCTGCAATTGCAGGGTGTAGTCAGCATCGTTGAAGTAGCGCCATGCCACGACGGGCAAGGTGTCTGGGAACCCGCCTCCCAGGATGAACGGTGCTTCGAAAGCCCCGACATTGAAGGCAAAGCAGATCAGGGTGGACGACACGATTCCGGGCATGATCTGGGGCAGTGTCACCTGAGTCAGGATCTGCCAACGATTAGCGCCAAGAATGGCCGCCGCCTCTTCGGTTTCCCGGCCGATCCCGAGCATCACCGCATAGATCGCCAAGGTGATAAATGGAACCTGCTTCCAGACATAAACCGCAATGATGCCCCAACCGGCATGGGTCTTGAGGATCTGCGGAAACTGGGAGGGATCGGAAATAAGGCCAAAGAACGCAGCCAGTCGTGAGATCATGCCGCCATTGCCCAGCATGATTACGGCCAGGGCGATGCCCACCGTGTAAGGGATCATCAGCGGCAGCTTATAGATATACTTGTACAGGTGCTTGCCCGGAAAAGTGCGCACCAAGGCCAATGCCAACGCTATCCCCATGGCCAGGGCAATGACTGTCGAAACCGTAGCATAATAGAGCGTCAGCCAAAGCGATTGCCAGAAAGAGGCCGAGCCCCACAACGCGCCAAAGTATTGAAAGCTTGGGAACGTATTGACCCCGAACCACGGGGCGAACCCCAGTGATTGCACGACGGCAAGCACCAGGGCACCGCCAAAGAGCACCGCGAGGATGAGCAACACTGGGGAAAGCTGCAGCCAGAGCCACATTCTTTCCTTCAGTGCGCTGTCGTGGGAGCGTGCCATATCAAAACTTCCGAGGACAAATTGGAGACTGTTGGCCCGACCTGCGCCGGGCCAACAAATTGCCGTTACTGGTTCAGATTCTCGGCTGCGCGGGTCACAATGGTTTCGATCGAGTCCGTGCTGTCGCGTTCGATGTATTCGAGCCAGGTGGCTTCAATCACATCCACCAGGGTCGCGTTGGTATCGGGTGCGATGTTTGCGTCGAGCTCGGAAGCATCGAGGCCCGTGTGGCCCGGCGAGGCTGCAGCAAGCGCTGCAGCGTCTTCCTCGCTGAGGAGCCACGGATCAATGCCGGCCGGCATGCCGGTGAATTCGAGCTTGGAGATCTGCGCTTCAACGGTGGTCATGTAGTCGGCCAGGACCAGAGCAGCTGCCGGGTTGGGCGCATTGGCCGGAATGGCCAGATAGTTCTTGTTCTTGATCATGTTGCCTTCTGGAAACACGAACTCCTGGGCGCCTTCAGGATAGGTTCCCTGGCTGAGACCGGTGGCCACCGCATAAAGGCCGAACTTGCAGTTGAAGTTGACCTCGCCATTGAGGAACAAGCCGTCCAGCGCGTTTTGATCTTCCGGATAGCGCGGCGTGCCGCTGTCACCGCCGAGAAGCAGAGGCTCGAGGTTCTTCAGGTATTCCAGACCCGGAGTGATCAGGCGCGCCAGTTCGGACGTCCCCAATTCCTCGAGCGACTGCTGGAACGGTTCTGCACCAGTGCCATCGGGATTGTGCGCGTAAATCGCCTGCTGCACGAAGGTGTTGCCGATGTAGTGCGGCGGCTTCACGTAAATGAACTTGCCGGGGTTGGCTTCAAGATAGCCCTGCATTTCCTCGAATGTATGGGGCACCTCTTCGGCGCTCACACGATCTGAGTTCAAGGCACAGACATATTGCTCGCCGGACCAGGGAACCTCCGCCCCACCGGTGGTCACACCGAAGTCGCGCAGATTGAGCAGCGAGCGGGGGTCGCTTTCGTCCCACTCGATGTTCTTTGCGTTTGGCAACAGCGGCGCAAAGGCTCCAAAAAGCGCGTCCTGTTCTTTGAGGGTCGAGAAGTTCTCGCCATTGAGCCAGATCGCATCGACGCTGCCTTCACCGACCATCTTGCCCGAACCAAGCTCGGCTAGAACGAGGTCGACGGCGTCCTTGGTGCCCGTGATGCGAACGGGATTGAGAGTTACACCCAGCTCGGACATTGCCGGAGCAACGACGCTGTCCATCCAAACGTTGAGTGGATCGCTACCGCCCCAATAGTACAGATTCACGGTGCCTTCGGCTTGCGCGCGCTCGGTCACGGCTGACCAATCGAGGTCTCCGGCGAGAAAGCTCTCGCGGAATTCGGTGGCGGCCGGATCCTCTGCCTGTGCGGCGCCTGCTACAAGCAGTGCAGCGAGCGAAACGCCTAGTGCCAGTTTATGCATATTGAATTTCCTCCTCTTGAAAAATCGTTTCTTAGTCGTCGCCCCTGTTGCTAGCGGGCGATAGTCCACACCCGGTCCGGCTGGACCGAGAGAACAACTGACTGGCCCACGTCGAGTAGACGGCGGGACTGTTCGGCGACGGTGATGTCCTCTCCAGCACCGACCACATATTGAACAGACGCACCGAAAAACTCGCGCGCCTTGATCTTGCCAGAGATCAGGTTCTGGGCACCTTGGGGCACCTCGGACTCGGGGTAGAGATCGATGCCTTCGCTGCGCAGCATTACATGCACATCGTCACCCGCCCTGAGGCCAGGCTGCGGCGTGATCTCAATGGCTCCAAACGAGGCTTCCGCGCGATCGGCCGCTGCGAGCTTCGCGCTGAAGATATTGCTGGCCCCCATGAAGTCGGCGACTTCAGTGGAATTGGGCTGCTGGTAGAGCTCCTGCGGGGCGCCGAACTGGGCAAGCTTGCCGTTGAAGATGACCGCCACCCGATCCGCCAATTCCATGGCTTCGACCTGGTCGTGGGTCACAAAGATGGTAGTAATGCCGAGGCGGTTCTGCAGGTCGCGGATGAAGCGCCGCATCTCGCCACGCAGCTTTGTGTCAAGATTGGCCAGCGGCTCGTCCATCATCAGAACGGAGGGCTTTGTAATCAGCGTGCGCGCAATGGCAACGCGCTGCATCTGGCCGCCAGAGAGCTGCGCCGGGAAGCGCTTGCGGAATTTGTTGAGCTGTACAACCTCGAGAATCTCCTCAAGGCGCTCGCTGATTTCCTTCTTGGGCAGGCCCCGCACATCGAGCCCGAACGTGACGTTCTTTTCGACCGTCATGTGGGGAAAAAGTGCGTAGCGCTGAAATACCATGCCGACGTTTCGTTTCTGCACGGCAACGTCCGAAACGTCCTTACCGTCAAACAAGACCTCTCCACTCGTCGGCGCCTCAAGCCCGGCGATCATGCGCAACGTCGTCGTCTTGCCGCAGCCGGAAGGCCCCAGGAGAGCGACCAGTTCCCCGGACTTGATATCGAGATCAATGGATTCGATCGCCGTAAATGCACCAAATCGCTTCTGAACCGCATTGAGCCGGACTTCGGTCACGCGTGCCCTCCCTTAGTGTCAATTGGTTCTATCCAATTCGATACTACAAATTAATGCCGAAAATTTCCCCGTGTCAACTCCAAACGCCTCGTCGGCGAAGAGAAGGACGAATTCCTAGCGCTTTTTGATGCCTAAAGTGACGAGCCCGGACCACTCGCCAAACTCTGTCAGAACCTGTTCCCAATGGCCGGCAACGAGGACAAAGTGGTGCTCGACGCCGTGATCGAGAACTGCCGCCACGACATCGCTTGCGCTGCAGGGATTCCCGTCGGCAACGAAGCATGACACCCAGCCACGGCAGCCCGTAAATCCAGTTTCCGGCGCCTTGACGACTTCCGCCTCAAAGCTGAAGCGGCTGGCACCACTGCGTCCCAATCGAAGCACCGTCACCGCCCCGAGGGCAAAACAATAGTCCGCAATGGCACCGTAGATCGGCCCTTGCACAGTTCCCCGACCAATCATC
It contains:
- a CDS encoding nucleoside hydrolase, with protein sequence MLDQDVIARFPKLSAELYQRLLAHPGHLARVIIDTDTANEIDDQYALAWALLSPDRVRLEGVTAVPFSFAHHQDNLIRSVAILKRGGPENPAEEKFMGGLAGWAQRMVDTGSDPKETLFTLPKEGAELSYQEILRVFGKCGVDHEGKVYRGAPGYLESFDSPFDTPAARFIVESARRREDGPVYVLAMGALTNIASALLMAPDIIDNMVVVWTAGFPTYAPFSNEPSLNLVQDRLSSRLLFDCGVPQVYLPGYHVGAQLKISLPEMERFVKGQGAIGDYLHHLYTNNPLHEMFAITGAEAKTWVIWDMINVAWLLDPAYVSTFDTQAPSLDPGLYWRQDSMRHPMVEAYDLNRDAIFEDFYRCLSKAPL
- a CDS encoding ABC transporter permease, whose product is MARKFSSTALNNQLSGFQKIYLILIVGFILGPFLPLIIQSLAFRWAWPDLLPGTWWMEQREVSRMPLAWDYVLSPYSRILEATINTVVIGGIVTVICLAICLPAARVLARESFRGKSGFEFFLSLPLIVPEAAIGIALLMIFIRMGIAGSYPGIIIAHLIPTIPYMIRMLTAVYQGLGKDFEEQAMILGASRWQVLRLVTLPMLLPGVVAGALFTFLVSTNIFLLTFFLGQGKIITLPTLLFSKIAGGTLDASAAGITLIVTLPGVILLIISERFIKEEAFGKGFGN
- a CDS encoding ABC transporter permease, translating into MARSHDSALKERMWLWLQLSPVLLILAVLFGGALVLAVVQSLGFAPWFGVNTFPSFQYFGALWGSASFWQSLWLTLYYATVSTVIALAMGIALALALVRTFPGKHLYKYIYKLPLMIPYTVGIALAVIMLGNGGMISRLAAFFGLISDPSQFPQILKTHAGWGIIAVYVWKQVPFITLAIYAVMLGIGRETEEAAAILGANRWQILTQVTLPQIMPGIVSSTLICFAFNVGAFEAPFILGGGFPDTLPVVAWRYFNDADYTLQLQGMATVVSIALVAGVILFSYLAIYRRFERKIGRT
- a CDS encoding ABC transporter substrate-binding protein — protein: MDYRPLATGATTKKRFFKRRKFNMHKLALGVSLAALLVAGAAQAEDPAATEFRESFLAGDLDWSAVTERAQAEGTVNLYYWGGSDPLNVWMDSVVAPAMSELGVTLNPVRITGTKDAVDLVLAELGSGKMVGEGSVDAIWLNGENFSTLKEQDALFGAFAPLLPNAKNIEWDESDPRSLLNLRDFGVTTGGAEVPWSGEQYVCALNSDRVSAEEVPHTFEEMQGYLEANPGKFIYVKPPHYIGNTFVQQAIYAHNPDGTGAEPFQQSLEELGTSELARLITPGLEYLKNLEPLLLGGDSGTPRYPEDQNALDGLFLNGEVNFNCKFGLYAVATGLSQGTYPEGAQEFVFPEGNMIKNKNYLAIPANAPNPAAALVLADYMTTVEAQISKLEFTGMPAGIDPWLLSEEDAAALAAASPGHTGLDASELDANIAPDTNATLVDVIEATWLEYIERDSTDSIETIVTRAAENLNQ
- a CDS encoding ABC transporter ATP-binding protein; protein product: MTEVRLNAVQKRFGAFTAIESIDLDIKSGELVALLGPSGCGKTTTLRMIAGLEAPTSGEVLFDGKDVSDVAVQKRNVGMVFQRYALFPHMTVEKNVTFGLDVRGLPKKEISERLEEILEVVQLNKFRKRFPAQLSGGQMQRVAIARTLITKPSVLMMDEPLANLDTKLRGEMRRFIRDLQNRLGITTIFVTHDQVEAMELADRVAVIFNGKLAQFGAPQELYQQPNSTEVADFMGASNIFSAKLAAADRAEASFGAIEITPQPGLRAGDDVHVMLRSEGIDLYPESEVPQGAQNLISGKIKAREFFGASVQYVVGAGEDITVAEQSRRLLDVGQSVVLSVQPDRVWTIAR